In uncultured Bacteroides sp., the following proteins share a genomic window:
- a CDS encoding TlpA disulfide reductase family protein: protein MKKSIYLFAFASLSALACTGGNAYKISGVINGAADGDSVYIQNRVNREFVKVAGAVIKDGKFSFEGKQDSTVNRYITYTKGEKKLYADFFLESGDISLTLGETDSIVGTPSNDTYQAFKSKMNAYSMKEEAIYSSMQSPTLTDEERKAKSNEMNGIEKSMTETIAQTIDQNVANPVGIHLLKAYNFYLEFDKLEAVLAKVPAKFQKNEDIIRLNSLVKTSKKTSVGQKFTDFSMLTPEGKAIKLSDYAGKGKYVLVDFWASWCGPCRQEMPNLVKAYAQYKDKGFEIVGVSLDKDGKSWKGGISKLNITWPQMSDLKYWDCEGSKLYAIRSIPHTVLIDKEGNIIARGLHGEELQAKLAELIK, encoded by the coding sequence ATGAAAAAAAGTATTTATTTGTTCGCATTTGCATCTCTGTCGGCACTGGCTTGCACAGGTGGTAATGCGTATAAAATATCCGGAGTTATAAATGGTGCCGCCGATGGTGACAGTGTATATATTCAAAACAGAGTTAACCGTGAGTTCGTAAAGGTGGCCGGTGCCGTAATTAAAGATGGTAAGTTTTCTTTCGAAGGTAAACAAGACTCTACCGTGAACCGCTACATTACTTATACTAAAGGCGAAAAGAAACTATATGCCGACTTCTTCCTTGAAAGCGGAGATATCAGTCTGACACTTGGAGAAACAGATAGCATTGTAGGGACTCCTTCCAATGATACATACCAGGCATTTAAATCAAAGATGAATGCATATAGCATGAAAGAAGAAGCTATCTATTCTTCCATGCAATCACCAACTTTGACTGATGAAGAAAGAAAGGCAAAATCAAATGAGATGAATGGTATTGAGAAGAGTATGACAGAAACCATTGCTCAGACTATTGATCAGAATGTTGCAAATCCTGTTGGAATTCATTTACTTAAAGCATATAATTTCTATCTGGAGTTTGACAAGCTGGAAGCCGTTTTAGCTAAAGTTCCTGCTAAATTCCAGAAAAACGAAGATATTATTCGCCTTAACAGCCTTGTAAAGACATCTAAAAAGACTTCTGTAGGACAGAAATTTACAGACTTTTCAATGCTTACTCCTGAGGGAAAAGCTATCAAGCTTTCTGACTATGCAGGAAAAGGAAAATATGTATTGGTTGATTTCTGGGCAAGCTGGTGCGGACCTTGTCGTCAGGAAATGCCAAATCTGGTAAAAGCCTACGCTCAGTATAAAGATAAAGGATTTGAAATTGTAGGGGTTTCTTTAGATAAGGACGGAAAATCATGGAAAGGCGGAATAAGCAAGTTGAATATTACCTGGCCTCAGATGTCTGATCTTAAATACTGGGATTGTGAAGGCTCAAAGCTTTATGCAATTCGCAGCATTCCTCATACTGTCCTGATTGACAAGGAAGGAAATATCATTGCACGAGGACTTCATGGTGAAGAATTACAAGCTAAATTAGCTGAATTAATCAAGTAA